CATGAATATCTCTTTGGTGATTTTATCGACTATCATAGAAGGGTCAGATGCGGACTGGCCCAACGGAAAATCTACAACCGTCTCTATAGGCGTCCATGTTTTCCCATTATCACTACTTCTACGAATTACAATATTAATATCATCACTTCCCCTAAGGTCATTACAAGAGGGTAATCTTTCATCAATTGCAGCAATAAGGTCGCCGTTTGGTGCGGTTACAATGGCAGGAATTCGATAACAAGAAACCGACTCGTTCATTGATGTATTGAATAGATCTTGATGGTCAATGATCCCTTCTGCCATTTGAAACGATTTATCTTGGGCATTTACAGAAAAAGTAAAAAGCAGGGCTAAAGCAATTAGTGTGTAATTCTTCATTTAAATTTATTTTGATTCTATTTTTTCAAAAGATTTCCAACATTGGTACATAGCTCTTGGAACATGGAAACACCCTTTCCATTTACCTCCTTTTAACGTAGATAATGGTTCTCCTTTGCGGTTAAGGTACCCAAACCACTCCCCATGTTCAAGGTCGGGAAAATGAGACCATGTATAGTCATGAACTTTTTGATACCAATGTGCAATTGTACTTGATGGGTTTTGCTCATATGCTTTCGTTAAAGCTACCAAGGTTTCAAGGTGTACCCACCACAATTTTTGGTCATGCTCTAACTGTTGGGGCGGATGGCCTTTGGCATCCATAAAATAGAAAATACCTCCAAATTCTTTGTCCCAACCATATTCCAATATACGTATAATCGTATCAGAAGCTCTCTGAATAAGTTTTTGGTCATTTTTTCGAACCCCGATATCAATCATAAACCACATCGCTTCAATACCATGACCTGGATTAATAAGCCTTCCATCAAAACTATTATGTAGTGATCCGTCTTGCATCACATTTTCATATATTAAACCAGAATCTTTTTGTAGAAAGACTTCCATAACTTCGTTGACACTATAATTTAGTGTTCGTTCTATTTCTTCTGGTTCAAGAACATCTGAAAGCTCTAATACCAGATTAGACAAAATCATTGGAAGTGCAAAATTTTTCAGATTTCGCTCTCCAGTTCCCTTCTCATAAATTCCTTTAGGATTGTCTTTTCGACTTAAGATATTAAGATACGTAGCCTTTGCAATTTCACGAAACTCATTGTTACCTGAAGCTTTTGCGTATTGGGCAAATGCCATTGCTGCAAAGCAATCAGAAAATATATTGTAGGGCTGCACCAAAGGCTTTCCTTCTTTGGTCATTGAAAAATAAAAATTTCCATTAGAATCCCTTGCGTTATTTTTAATAAAATCAGCGCCTAATTTTGCATTTTTTAGCCAAGATTCTCTTCGCTCAACTTGATTATAAAGCATAGAAAATTGCCATACTTGTCTTGCTTGAAGCCAAGTAAATTTATCGGTATCGTACACCTTCCCAGTCTGATCAAGACACGTATAATAACCTCCATCAACGAGATCTAACGAATGTTGCTCCCAAAATGGAAGTATATCAGTTAAAAGTGTATTCTTGTATAATGATGCGTATTTCATTTTATATGTATAACATAATACAAAAATAAACAAAAAATCGTTAACTTAGTCAGTGGTAGAAGTATTAATAAATGCTTAATAAAAGTTTCTTAATAGAAATTAAGAATCAACTATATAATCTATATAAGTAACCGTATTTTTGTTAATTGATGTTGTATAAATTGATAGTAAATAACCAAGTATGAAGAAATTTAAAAAGTTAGCACCTGTAGATACTGGATCTCTAGTAGACAAAGTAGAAATACGTTTATTGGCTTTTTTTAAAGATAATAACCTCAAGGCCGGCGATGCCATACCCAAGGAACTTGAGTTCGCAGAATCTTTGGGCGTAAGCAGAACTGTTGTTAGAGAGGCACTTCTTCGTTTACGTACATTAGGCTTGGTAGAATCAAAAAAGCATAGGGGCATGATATTGAAGCAGCCGGATATCATCAATAATTTTGAACGTATTATGGACCCAACTTTATTAGGCGAGGATACAATGAGACAACTCTTTGAGCTTCGTTTAATTTTAGAAATGGGAATGGCAGACTTTCTTTTTGAACATAAGACACAAAAAGATATGGATGAGCTAGAGGCAATAGTTAAAGCTGAGG
The genomic region above belongs to Maribacter hydrothermalis and contains:
- a CDS encoding FadR/GntR family transcriptional regulator; this encodes MKKFKKLAPVDTGSLVDKVEIRLLAFFKDNNLKAGDAIPKELEFAESLGVSRTVVREALLRLRTLGLVESKKHRGMILKQPDIINNFERIMDPTLLGEDTMRQLFELRLILEMGMADFLFEHKTQKDMDELEAIVKAEESSSSGKIRFTLDKEVAFHGKLYEMSKNTTLLKFQNLLLPVFDYVYLKETKNTDLDAYHFSGGKFVSHRMLFENLKVGTPETFRNAMRRHLEPHFDHAFKANGDK
- a CDS encoding AGE family epimerase/isomerase → MKYASLYKNTLLTDILPFWEQHSLDLVDGGYYTCLDQTGKVYDTDKFTWLQARQVWQFSMLYNQVERRESWLKNAKLGADFIKNNARDSNGNFYFSMTKEGKPLVQPYNIFSDCFAAMAFAQYAKASGNNEFREIAKATYLNILSRKDNPKGIYEKGTGERNLKNFALPMILSNLVLELSDVLEPEEIERTLNYSVNEVMEVFLQKDSGLIYENVMQDGSLHNSFDGRLINPGHGIEAMWFMIDIGVRKNDQKLIQRASDTIIRILEYGWDKEFGGIFYFMDAKGHPPQQLEHDQKLWWVHLETLVALTKAYEQNPSSTIAHWYQKVHDYTWSHFPDLEHGEWFGYLNRKGEPLSTLKGGKWKGCFHVPRAMYQCWKSFEKIESK